The Chryseobacterium geocarposphaerae genome window below encodes:
- a CDS encoding deoxyguanosinetriphosphate triphosphohydrolase, whose product MNLNQIFTNQRTGNNPHTKASRTDFQRDFDRIIFSSAFRRLQNKTQVFPLPGSVFVHNRLTHSLEVSSVGRSLGSIIGEFIYNDFKNDLTEDAKSFYLHNLGNVIAAACLCHDVGNPAFGHSGEDAIASYFERNENDLKSKFNEKEWADLVNFEGNANAIRVLAHQQQGKDEGGIQLTFSTLASIAKYPCEAIAKKKGIIHRKKFGFFQNEKDIFLEIAKGTHLISESEDPYIFKRHPFVWLVEAADDICYNIIDMEDAHRLGIVSTADCKNLFFELVKSETDDVNRVEQKLNSIGNENEQISYLRAKVINALINKSIQLYKSNFETILEGNLDHGLLDIYKSENKALQDIESFSIEKIYNHKAVVEIENAGYNVMYELLDHFIPSILKHEDERKSYDKKALKLLPKQFVYQDGTDYQKVLGVIDFVSGMTDNYATDLYRKIKGIDIGMTV is encoded by the coding sequence ATGAATTTAAACCAGATTTTCACCAATCAACGTACAGGAAACAATCCTCATACAAAGGCTTCAAGAACAGATTTTCAGAGAGATTTTGACCGAATTATATTCTCTTCGGCTTTCAGAAGACTGCAAAATAAAACCCAGGTTTTTCCGCTTCCGGGTAGTGTCTTTGTGCATAACCGTTTAACGCATTCTCTTGAAGTTTCATCGGTGGGAAGAAGTTTGGGGAGTATCATTGGAGAATTTATTTATAATGATTTCAAAAACGATTTAACGGAAGATGCTAAAAGTTTTTACCTGCATAATTTAGGAAATGTAATTGCTGCAGCCTGTCTTTGTCATGATGTGGGTAATCCGGCTTTCGGACATTCCGGAGAAGATGCTATTGCAAGTTATTTTGAACGAAATGAAAATGATCTGAAGTCTAAATTCAATGAAAAAGAATGGGCAGATCTGGTGAATTTTGAAGGAAACGCCAATGCGATCAGGGTTTTGGCGCATCAGCAGCAAGGAAAAGATGAAGGAGGAATTCAGCTGACTTTTTCAACGCTGGCAAGTATTGCAAAATATCCGTGTGAAGCCATTGCTAAAAAGAAAGGAATTATCCATAGAAAGAAATTCGGATTCTTTCAAAATGAAAAAGATATTTTTTTGGAGATTGCAAAAGGTACCCATTTAATCTCAGAAAGCGAAGATCCTTATATTTTTAAAAGACATCCCTTTGTATGGCTGGTGGAAGCTGCCGATGATATTTGCTATAATATTATTGATATGGAAGATGCCCACCGATTGGGTATTGTTTCAACAGCAGACTGCAAAAACCTTTTCTTTGAATTGGTGAAATCTGAAACTGATGATGTGAACAGGGTAGAGCAAAAACTGAACTCTATAGGGAATGAAAACGAGCAGATTTCTTATTTAAGAGCAAAAGTTATTAATGCTTTAATTAATAAATCGATTCAACTTTATAAAAGCAATTTTGAGACTATTCTGGAGGGGAATTTAGATCACGGGCTTCTTGACATTTATAAGTCTGAAAATAAAGCTTTGCAGGATATTGAAAGCTTTTCGATTGAAAAAATTTATAATCATAAAGCTGTGGTAGAAATAGAAAATGCAGGTTACAATGTAATGTATGAATTGCTGGATCATTTTATTCCTTCTATTCTAAAACATGAGGATGAAAGAAAATCTTACGATAAAAAAGCGTTAAAACTTCTTCCTAAGCAGTTTGTTTATCAAGACGGCACCGATTACCAGAAAGTTCTT